One region of Triticum aestivum cultivar Chinese Spring chromosome 6B, IWGSC CS RefSeq v2.1, whole genome shotgun sequence genomic DNA includes:
- the LOC123136038 gene encoding uncharacterized protein isoform X2 → MPGRRPSSLKLKAAKRWLRWCCSSAECRQLNDSARAIKVASQTEEGATAENIVQPASVLNVGEETESASAEDPKNMLPDPSKTKR, encoded by the exons ATGCCAGGCCGCCGGCCCTCCTCCCTCAAGCTCAAGGCGGCGAAGAGATGGTTGAGATGGTGTTGCAGCTCCGCAG AATGCAGACAATTAAATGATTCTGCCCGTGCTATCAAAGTGGCCTCTCAGACTGAAGAAGGTGCCACTGCTGAAAATATTGTTCAGCCTGCATCCGTGCTAAAT GTTGGAGAGGAAACTGAAAGTGCATCTGCTGAGGATCCAAAGAACATGCTTCCTGACCCCTCTAAGACCAAAAGGTGA
- the LOC123136038 gene encoding uncharacterized protein isoform X1 — MEALCVAALDSGKKEELGPPAMPGRRPSSLKLKAAKRWLRWCCSSAECRQLNDSARAIKVASQTEEGATAENIVQPASVLNVGEETESASAEDPKNMLPDPSKTKR, encoded by the exons ATGGAGGCGCTTTGTGTGGCAGCGCTGGACAGTGGCAAGAAGGAAGAGCTCGGGCCACCCGCGATGCCAGGCCGCCGGCCCTCCTCCCTCAAGCTCAAGGCGGCGAAGAGATGGTTGAGATGGTGTTGCAGCTCCGCAG AATGCAGACAATTAAATGATTCTGCCCGTGCTATCAAAGTGGCCTCTCAGACTGAAGAAGGTGCCACTGCTGAAAATATTGTTCAGCCTGCATCCGTGCTAAAT GTTGGAGAGGAAACTGAAAGTGCATCTGCTGAGGATCCAAAGAACATGCTTCCTGACCCCTCTAAGACCAAAAGGTGA
- the LOC123133680 gene encoding uncharacterized protein isoform X1 yields the protein MQSSRVVGKKKMALRPRAGATDSQAAGALFDKEHVAVTLGAAVRWKALCLFQKARRIGGSSPPPLQQLGGDKRGGHREMTKDQRRMICKVDRHMRQRSCCAQAYSIHCYPREACRKNGSMHVMVSDLRPGKRKGNLRT from the exons ATGCAGTCCTCCAGAGTTGTTGGGAAGAAGAAGATGG CCCTGCGTCCTCGAGCAGGAGCAACTGATTCCCAAGCTGCCGGTGCTTTGTTCGACAAGGAGCATGTCGCCGTCACCTTGGGTGCAGCCGTCCGGTGGAAGGCGCTCTGCCTTTTTCAGAAGGCGAGGAGGATCGGCGGATCCAGCCCCCCTCCTCTCCAG CAGCTCGGCGGAGACAAAAGAGGAGGTCACCGGGAGATGACGAAAGATCAAAGGAGGATG ATTTGCAAGGTCGATCGACATATGCGACAAAGATCCTGTTGTGCACAAGCATACTCCATACATTGTTATCCTCGTGAGGCTTGCAGGAAAAATGGGTCGATGCACGTGATGGTCAGTGACCTTCGGCCAGGCAAGAGAAAAGGGAATTTAAG GACCTAA
- the LOC123133680 gene encoding uncharacterized protein isoform X2 — protein MQSSRVVGKKKMALRPRAGATDSQAAGALFDKEHVAVTLGAAVRWKALCLFQKARRIGGSSPPPLQLGGDKRGGHREMTKDQRRMICKVDRHMRQRSCCAQAYSIHCYPREACRKNGSMHVMVSDLRPGKRKGNLRT, from the exons ATGCAGTCCTCCAGAGTTGTTGGGAAGAAGAAGATGG CCCTGCGTCCTCGAGCAGGAGCAACTGATTCCCAAGCTGCCGGTGCTTTGTTCGACAAGGAGCATGTCGCCGTCACCTTGGGTGCAGCCGTCCGGTGGAAGGCGCTCTGCCTTTTTCAGAAGGCGAGGAGGATCGGCGGATCCAGCCCCCCTCCTCTCCAG CTCGGCGGAGACAAAAGAGGAGGTCACCGGGAGATGACGAAAGATCAAAGGAGGATG ATTTGCAAGGTCGATCGACATATGCGACAAAGATCCTGTTGTGCACAAGCATACTCCATACATTGTTATCCTCGTGAGGCTTGCAGGAAAAATGGGTCGATGCACGTGATGGTCAGTGACCTTCGGCCAGGCAAGAGAAAAGGGAATTTAAG GACCTAA